Proteins co-encoded in one Saccharomyces mikatae IFO 1815 strain IFO1815 genome assembly, chromosome: 14 genomic window:
- the ZIM17 gene encoding Zim17p (similar to Saccharomyces cerevisiae ZIM17 (YNL310C); ancestral locus Anc_3.36): MSLKSRTLIRSCLLYTRCLTRSIGPRASYNVCRTFPKAPLHTNTIAYNEMKKDGKKVHLGSFKVEKPKMMIAFTCKKCNTRSSHTMSKQAYEKGTVLISCPHCKVRHLIADHLKIFHDNHITVEQLMKANGEQVSQDVGDLEFEDIPDSLKDVLGKYAKNNPGLTPHLPHPSQKE; the protein is encoded by the coding sequence ATGAGTCTGAAAAGTAGAACACTAATACGCAGCTGCCTCCTTTATACTAGATGCCTAACCAGAAGTATAGGGCCTCGTGCAAGCTACAACGTCTGCCGTACTTTTCCCAAAGCACCGTTGCACACCAATACCATCGCATATAacgaaatgaaaaaggacGGCAAGAAGGTTCATTTGGGGTCTTTCAAAGTAGAGAAGccaaagatgatgatagCTTTTACCTGCAAGAAATGTAATACACGGTCTTCACATACAATGTCCAAGCAAGCTTATGAAAAGGGGACCGTCTTGATTTCTTGTCCGCACTGCAAGGTGAGACATTTGATAGCAGACCATCTGAAAATATTCCACGATAATCATATCACCGTGGAGCAGTTAATGAAAGCAAACGGAGAGCAAGTTAGCCAAGATGTGGGCGACTTGGAATTTGAAGACATCCCAGATTCACTAAAGGACGTTCTGGGAAAATATGCCAAGAACAACCCAGGACTGACGCCCCACCTACCCCATCCTTCTCAGAAAGAATGA
- the STB1 gene encoding Stb1p (similar to Saccharomyces cerevisiae STB1 (YNL309W) and YOL131W; ancestral locus Anc_3.37) gives MSQPQMSPEKEQELASRILHRAELAQMTRQLKLGLSNVPSTKRKQDCETKKRSGEDSEDVDDEHRSLLEAISPAKKPLHDDTNKMTVLSPVKFVEKPTTPPCSRQRIAESRPQQLKPRKDGTPSTPRASATPIILPHASSHYQRPHDKNFMTPKRNNNNNNNIRKKAPVSKDAPQESDNTAGADLLMYLATSPYSKSSHHGTPMSVRMPTTPRSYHYASQLSLNGTTTNTANDAVRFSHIKPSASSPQSTFKTNILPNFPDESLMDSPSLYLSNNSGNVQAALSPQQRRRPITNTLHPPSNVPTTPSRELNSANFNLLRTPNFNMGDYLHNLFSPSPRVSTQQGTSGTSAAIPSVSALAPASSSSNHSTVTAAAIPNHTADNFLDMNANGIPLIVGPSTDRMGEGESIDDKLTD, from the coding sequence ATGTCACAACCCCAAATGTCCCCTGAAAAGGAGCAAGAATTGGCCTCCAGGATCTTGCATAGGGCTGAATTGGCCCAGATGACGCGTCAATTAAAGCTTGGTTTAAGTAATGTCCCATCAACTAAACGAAAACAGGATTGtgaaacaaagaaaagaagcgGAGAGGATTCCGAAGACGTTGATGATGAGCACAGATCTCTTTTAGAGGCTATATCGCCTGCGAAAAAGCCCCTTCACGATGatacaaataaaatgaCCGTTTTATCACCTGTAAAATTTGTAGAGAAGCCAACCACACCCCCATGTTCACGGCAACGAATAGCTGAAAGCCGTCCACAACAATTGAAGCCCAGAAAGGATGGCACTCCATCCACTCCAAGGGCTTCGGCTACTCCTATAATTTTACCACATGCCTCATCGCATTACCAGCGTCCCCACGATAAAAACTTTATGACGCCAAAacgtaataataataataataataatataagaAAGAAGGCACCGGTTTCTAAGGATGCACCACAGGAGAGCGATAATACTGCGGGGGCAGACCTCTTGATGTATCTCGCCACGAGCCCGTACAGTAAGTCTTCACATCATGGTACACCAATGAGCGTAAGGATGCCCACTACACCACGCTCTTATCACTACGCGTCACAATTAAGTTTGAATGGTACGACAACAAACACAGCAAATGATGCAGTAAGATTTTCTCATATTAAACCCTCAGCATCTTCTCCGCAGTCCACTTTCaaaacaaatattttgCCAAATTTTCCAGATGAATCTCTCATGGATTCTCCCTCATTATACCTAAGTAACAATAGTGGTAATGTTCAGGCGGCATTGTCACCACAACAGAGAAGAAGGCCTATCACAAACACATTGCACCCGCCTAGCAACGTACCTACCACGCCTTCAAGAGAGCTGAATAGCGCCAATTTCAACTTACTTAGGACGCCCAACTTCAACATGGGAGATTATCTGCATAACCTTTTCAGTCCTTCACCAAGAGTTTCCACCCAACAGGGTACCTCAGGCACATCAGCAGCAATTCCTTCTGTCTCAGCATTAGCACCtgcatcatcatcttctaaccACTCTACAGTGACCGCAGCTGCAATACCAAATCATACCGCCGATAATTTCCTAGATATGAATGCCAACGGAATCCCCCTTATTGTAGGACCCAGTACTGATCGCATGGGTGAAGGTGAGTCTATTGATGACAAACTTACTGATTGA
- the SKP2 gene encoding putative SCF ubiquitin ligase complex subunit SKP2 (similar to Saccharomyces cerevisiae SKP2 (YNL311C); ancestral locus Anc_3.35) → MKRLQLLGRSKYFSLVSHAAKGEEEEEENSADANSPLLSRGRESRSRSLLVNDRSSLMCLPTKVLLLILRTLDFNTLVTLCQVNLTLYNLITNEFLFQNVILDSKLSLLKFNALIHSEFHTSNITSYSDNCTTQSKSQNARFLVRSIEFKNPQSQDSLLKYSKFYNKNGQGSVIAGSYKLDSYDKDLTMMKNMRLNDETPTITSERIKLLDKFESNYFHYTYIELMLDIIDYLPNLTRVVLSEVEPNFKIPLWYSVFNDGSRDFFRKIIKGQQSITNEDLRTFQLSKKFVKEYESKYYSLPRLKILEIKAHNKRQRSSNRQRHHQQLVLRPSLFCCFGIINELKLENVTIDTESLDTPMEFLPLFLKNENTELYSLQSPITALTLNSCDIVPGNGILRLFHSYFRMVKHLSLLNINSKFDLLLCSCFQSLSNLTIDCNSNCFTNEQVVSESYYFQQRNIDAEDDFNDCNSMTETLFEAPSDSKIITPPPTSSVVLSLNLKYISRTTGNDVSNNPSPNNNKKPAILTAAQLQTFQRQRIPEFHSFYHYYRLLWERLPSKNISINVINIPFTNVYPLSPLSFWEHLASTMSGIDETDEDDNDEDDQETLIGYESNPIRDSIPTANGVPNLRTVMSPESDVHHTYYWNNSVRRCLKDSLVKLKNRTIEYRDLDVEEFLQNVTLENFFNDFQDPENYKDIPNINLWCFLRNLSKFKAVKIRMLRHFSLCTPRTRYDWELLLKPVLRVNVPIEVRDKDGFVLYSYGQK, encoded by the coding sequence ATGAAACGATTGCAATTGTTGGGTAGATCAAAATACTTCTCACTGGTTTCCCATGCTGCTAAGGgggaagaggaagaggaagaaaactCTGCTGATGCGAATAGTCCTTTACTCAGCAGAGGTCGCGAGAGCAGGTCGAGGTCGTTGTTAGTAAACGATAGGTCATCTCTCATGTGTTTGCCGACAAAGGTTCTACTACTAATACTGCGAACTTTGGATTTTAACACTTTAGTAACACTATGCCAAGTTAATTTGACGTTGTATAATTTAATCACcaatgaatttcttttccaaaacgTTATTCTAGACTCAAAACTTTCGCTACTGAAGTTTAATGCGTTAATACACTCTGAATTTCACACTTCGAATATTACCTCATATAGTGATAATTGTACCACCCAATCTAAATCACAAAATGCAAGGTTCCTTGTAAGATCCATCGAATTCAAGAATCCTCAATCACAGGACTCATTGTTAAAATACAGCAAGTTTTATAATAAGAATGGCCAAGGCTCTGTTATTGCTGGATCGTATAAACTTGATTCGTACGATAAAGACTTgacaatgatgaagaacATGCGATTGAACGATGAAACTCCCACAATAACTTCAGAACGAATCAAGCTGCTGgataaatttgaaagtaatTACTTCCATTATACTTACATTGAGCTAATGCTAGATATTATAGACTATCTACCGAATTTGACGAGGGTGGTTCTGAGTGAAGTGGAGCCGAACTTCAAAATCCCTCTGTGGTACTCTGTCTTTAATGATGGTTCTAGAGactttttcagaaaaataatcaagGGCCAGCAGTCCATAACCAACGAAGATTTGAGGACTTTTCAACTGtctaaaaaatttgtcaaAGAGTACGAGTCCAAGTACTATTCTCTACCAAGGCTGAAAATTCTAGAAATCAAAGCACATAATAAAAGACAAAGATCCTCCAATCGGCAGCGTCATCATCAACAACTTGTATTGAGACCAAGCTTGTTCTGCTGTTTTGGTATAATCAATGAACTTAAATTGGAGAATGTGACGATCGACACGGAATCATTAGATACCCCAATGGAGTTTCTACCgttgtttttgaagaacGAAAATACCGAACTATACAGTTTACAATCACCGATCACAGCACTGACCTTAAACTCATGCGATATAGTCCCCGGGAATGGGATATTACGGTTATTCCACTCTTATTTTAGAATGGTCAAACATTTATCCTTGCTGAATATTAATAGTAAGTTTGACTTATTATTATGCAGCTGTTTCCAATCATTATCCAATTTAACAATCGATTGTAATAGCAACTGTTTTACCAATGAACAAGTGGTCAGCGAGTCGTATTATTTCCAGCAACGAAACATTGATGCAGAGGACGATTTTAATGACTGCAACTCTATGACTGAAACGTTGTTTGAAGCGCCATCCGATTCGAAAATAATAACACCTCCACCAACATCTTCCGTTGTACTGTCTTTGAATCTGAAGTATATATCTAGAACCACTGGGAATGATGTTTCAAACAACCCATCaccaaataataacaaaaagCCCGCCATCTTGACTGCGGCACAATTacaaacttttcaaagacAGAGGATTCCTgaatttcattctttttatcattaCTACCGGTTACTTTGGGAAAGGCTTCCAAGTAAGAATATATCTATTAACGTTATCAACATTCCATTTACTAATGTGTATCCGTTATCTCCTCTATCCTTTTGGGAACATCTCGCAAGTACAATGAGTGGTATTGATGAGacagatgaagatgataatgacgaagatgatCAGGAGACACTAATCGGCTATGAAAGCAACCCCATAAGAGATAGCATACCAACTGCAAATGGTGTTCCTAATTTGAGAACTGTAATGAGCCCCGAATCAGACGTTCATCACACTTACTATTGGAATAACTCTGTAAGGCGTTGCCTGAAAGATAGTTTGGtcaagttgaaaaatagaACAATCGAATATAGAGACTTGGACGTGGAAGAGTTTTTACAGAATGTGACATTGGAGAACTTTTTTAATGATTTCCAAGATCCAGAGAATTATAAAGATATTCCAAACATCAATCTCTGGTGTTTCCTGAGGAATTTATCGAAATTCAAAGCTGTCAAAATAAGGATGTTGAgacatttttcattatgtACACCGAGAACAAGATACGATTGggaattattattaaagCCCGTCCTGCGTGTGAATGTTCCCATTGAAGTTAGAGATAAGGATGGATTTGTTCTTTATTCATACGGACAAAAGTAA
- the EMW1 gene encoding tetratricopeptide repeat-containing protein EMW1 (similar to Saccharomyces cerevisiae EMW1 (YNL313C); ancestral locus Anc_3.32), protein MDTLLHARILLTAEVESLKTGPLDPRYVREAEHIISGESYQLVQQFVDRFKGKIKISGEISACSVIAALNEFLEIEVYEVGQENEMLFLAIALLQTFIQNNYTGPAARLNAVSSLFSKTGNEIGAISKALVRSLAVMGQPAYELMDDPLYLVLSLLLLERITGQGSLFSVSQDQEVPLPVISPDSTPGLLAVSYWWWARALLTHLSLIPEPSGFQASVAAAIYQSTDLAHAVIKDLPESVHEDFKRQLYAMYYLENVKCSLAINTEHLCLPSLTKVKNITNFEFVMTGARATRTKYQQKAHAGLIIIAKSLTFQKFAINTNSVAPETFALESDLLLEKPHFESLTDEPLDEQIYSKRPKLDLGSGYEEDKLLPLALRQENIPRSLLDLDPNNQPNLSDYDNIQLLLRLYTIKNTTPAKDPLVEEELTALLSRILYQNGEKNWSIFARSLWERSIIETTKAKTIERGLLQMQSLVEELDLKIKSKLIPNSDEINVPSRLSYIHQLPFLPRWELDATLAEKYMSLGILKSAVEIYERLGMVCETALCYATVGDEKKAEEILLQRIKENDSDARAFSILGDIKQDPSLWEKSWEIGKYVNAKNSLAKYYFNPPPSSGIQPNFSATLKHLNDSLRQYPLSFETWYFYGCVGLQCGKMQIAAEAFSRCVSLDPYHALSWSNLSAAYMKMDKLKEAYSCLKRAIASDAQKNWKIWENFMLVAVKLNEWEDVLMACKQLVNIRRDKCGEGSIDLPIIEKLVELLVTSEYPEEPEKLSYFQKSCTEFICNTLPQVITTSARCWRLVARVELWRKRPWAALECHEKAYRAISHNPDLEINEKVWNDTVDACEDLVAAYESLGEMEGKYGPDSLVCKDWKYKCRSTIKALMSKGRGRWDDSPGWDRLVEARSQI, encoded by the coding sequence ATGGACACGTTATTGCATGCAAGAATATTGCTGACAGCAGAAGTCGAATCGCTGAAGACGGGTCCTTTGGACCCGAGATACGTGAGAGAAGCTGAACACATCATCAGCGGTGAATCATACCAGCTAGTGCAGCAATTTGTGGACCGATTCAAGGGCAAGATCAAAATTTCAGGAGAAATATCTGCATGCAGCGTCATCGCTGCTTTAAATgagtttcttgaaattgaagTTTATGAAGTAGGCCAAGAGAATGAAATGCTTTTTCTGGCTATCGCTCTTTTACAGACCTTTATTCAGAATAACTACACAGGTCCGGCAGCACGGTTGAACGCAGTATCAAGTTTGTTCAGCAAAACTGGAAACGAAATAGGAGCAATCAGTAAAGCTCTTGTCCGCTCATTAGCTGTGATGGGCCAGCCTGCTTACGAGTTAATGGATGATCCATTGTATTTAGTTTTATCGCTATTGTTACTTGAGAGGATTACTGGTCAAGGTAGCTTATTCTCTGTTTCCCAGGATCAAGAAGTGCCGTTACCTGTTATTTCTCCTGATTCTACTCCAGGCCTATTGGCCGTAAGTTACTGGTGGTGGGCAAGAGCTCTTTTGACACACTTGTCACTGATTCCTGAACCTTCTGGCTTCCAAGCTAGTGTTGCAGCCGCAATATATCAATCTACTGACCTTGCACATGCGGTCATTAAGGACTTACCAGAAAGCGTTCATGAAGATTTTAAAAGACAACTCTATGCTATGTACTACTTGGAGAACGTCAAATGTTCATTGGCTATCAACACAGAACATCTGTGTCTGCCCTCCTTGACcaaagtgaaaaatataacaaattttgaatttgtaATGACAGGCGCACGTGCTACTAGAACCAAATATCAGCAAAAAGCTCATGCGGGGCTGATCATTATTGCAAAGTCACTTACATTTCAAAAGTTTGCTATAAACACAAATTCTGTCGCACCAGAAACATTTGCTCTGGAATCTGATCTATTATTAGAGAAGCCTCATTTCGAATCTCTCACTGACGAACCTTTAGATGAACAAATTTATAGCAAAAGACCCAAACTAGATCTTGGATCAGGTTACGAAGAAGATAAACTATTGCCATTAGCCCTGCGTCAAGAAAATATCCCTAGGTCCTTGCTCGATTTAGATCCTAATAATCAACCTAATTTATCTGACTACGACAATATTCAACTACTACTGCGTCTCTACACCATAAAAAACACTACCCCTGCCAAGGATCCACTTGTGGAGGAAGAGCTAACTGCTTTGCTTTCTAGGATATTATATCAAaatggtgaaaaaaattggtctATTTTTGCCCGCTCATTATGGGAGAGGTCAATTATTGAAACAACGAAGGCTAAGACTATTGAAAGAGGACTTTTACAAATGCAGTCACTTGTAGAGGAACTGGATTTGAAGATTAAAAGTAAATTGATTCCAAACTCAGATGAAATTAATGTTCCTAGCAGACTGTCATATATCCATCAGCTTCCATTTCTTCCTAGATGGGAACTGGATGCAACCTTGGCGGAAAAATATATGTCGCTGGGCATTTTGAAATCTGCTGTAGAGATTTATGAAAGACTAGGCATGGTGTGTGAGACTGCATTATGTTATGCCACTGTTGgagatgaaaagaaagcagaggaaattcttttacagagaataaaggaaaacGACTCAGACGCCAGAGCCTTCTCCATTTTGGGTGATATAAAACAGGACCCATCTCTCTGGGAAAAAAGTTGGGAAATTGGGAAATATGTTAACGCCAAAAATTCCCTTGCCAAGTATTATTTTAATCCTCCACCTTCGTCCGGGATTCAACCAAATTTTTCTGCTACCTTGAAACATTTAAATGATTCGTTGAGGCAATACCCATTGAGTTTTGAAACGTGGTATTTTTATGGTTGTGTTGGTTTGCAATGTGGGAAAATGCAAATAGCTGCTGAGGCATTTTCTAGGTGTGTCTCTCTAGACCCTTACCATGCTCTTTCATGGTCCAATTTAAGCGCTGCATATATGAAAATGgataaattaaaagaagCCTATAGCTGTTTAAAAAGAGCAATTGCATCTGATGCTCAAAAGAACTGGAAGATTTGGGAGAACTTTATGCTTGTTGCTGTTAAGCTAAATGAATGGGAGGATGTTTTAATGGCATGTAAACAACTGGTCAATATCAGAAGAGATAAATGCGGAGAAGGTTCCATTGATCTACCGATTATCGAGAAATTAGTGGAACTGCTAGTGACTAGCGAGTATCCGGAAGAACCAGAAAAATTatcttattttcaaaagagcTGTACAGAATTTATTTGTAACACTTTACCTCAAGTAATTACCACAAGCGCAAGATGCTGGCGATTGGTTGCAAGAGTAGAACTCTGGAGAAAAAGACCATGGGCAGCACTAGAATGTCATGAAAAGGCTTATAGGGCTATTTCTCACAATCCTGATCTGgaaattaatgaaaaggTTTGGAATGATACAGTAGATGCTTGTGAAGATTTGGTGGCTGCATACGAATCTCTTGGTGAAATGGAAGGTAAATATGGGCCTGACAGCTTGGTTTGCAAAGACTGGAAATACAAATGTAGATCTACTATCAAAGCACTGATGAGTAAAGGCAGAGGTAGATGGGATGACTCTCCTGGTTGGGACAGGCTAGTGGAAGCAAGAAGCCAAATATGA
- the MCK1 gene encoding serine/threonine/tyrosine protein kinase MCK1 (similar to Saccharomyces cerevisiae MCK1 (YNL307C) and YGK3 (YOL128C); ancestral locus Anc_3.41), giving the protein MSTEDQNGVSLQRGSEFIADDVTSNKSNNTRRMLVKEYRKIGRGAFGTVVQAYLTQDKKNWLGPFAIKKVPAHTEYKSRELQILRIADHPNIVKLQYFFTHLSPQDNKVYQHLAMECLPETLQIEINRYVTNKLEMPLKHIRLYTYQIARGMLYLHGLGVCHRDIKPSNVLVDPETGVLKICDFGSAKKLEHNQPSISYICSRFYRAPELIIGCTQYTTQIDIWGLGCVMGEMLIGKAIFQGQEPLLQLREIAKLLGPPDKRFIFFSNPAYDGPLFSKPLFSGSSQQRFEKYFGHSGPDGIDLLMKILVYEPQQRLSPRRILAHQFFDELRKNDTFLPRGYTEPIKLPNLFDFNDFELQILGEFADKIKPQEAIE; this is encoded by the coding sequence ATGTCTACGGAAGACCAGAATGGAGTTTCTCTGCAAAGAGGATCAGAATTCATTGCAGACGATGTGACCTCGAACAAATCTAACAACACGAGGCGAATGCTGGTGAAAGAGTATAGGAAGATCGGCAGAGGTGCCTTTGGGACTGTTGTACAAGCATATCTAACTCAGGATAAGAAGAACTGGCTAGGCCCCTTTGCCATCAAAAAAGTCCCTGCTCATACAGAGTACAAATCCAGGGAATTGCAGATCCTGAGGATTGCCGACCATCCAAATATTGTTAAATTGCAGTATTTCTTTACCCATCTGTCCCCGCAGGATAATAAAGTTTATCAACACCTGGCCATGGAATGCTTACCAGAAACTCTacaaattgaaattaaTCGCTATGTGACAAATAAACTAGAAATGCCATTGAAACATATCAGGCTGTACACATATCAAATTGCGCGCGGAATGCTTTATTTACATGGGCTTGGTGTCTGTCATCGTGATATTAAACCCTCCAATGTTCTTGTGGACCCGGAAACCGGGGTCTTGAAAATATGTGATTTTGGTTCGGCCAAGAAATTGGAACATAATCAACCTTCAATTAGTTACATCTGTTCAAGATTTTATAGAGCACCTGAATTGATCATTGGTTGTACCCAGTATACCACTCAAATCGATATATGGGGGCTGGGTTGCGTCATGGGCGAAATGTTAATTGGTAAGGCTATATTCCAAGGTCAAGAACCTCTTCTACAACTGAGGGAAATTGCTAAATTGTTGGGACCTCCTGATAAAAgattcatcttcttctcaAATCCGGCTTACGATGGTCCTCTGTTCTCCAAGCCACTATTTTCGGGGTCTTCACAACAGAGATTCGAAAAGTACTTTGGCCATTCCGGTCCAGACGGTATTGATCTCTTAATGAAAATACTGGTTTATGAGCCACAACAAAGATTGTCTCCAAGAAGGATCCTTGCCcaccaattttttgatgaattaaGGAAGAATGACACTTTCTTACCAAGGGGTTACACAGAACCAATCAAACTACCAAACTTGTTCGATTTTAATGATTTTGAGTTACAAATCCTGGGTGAATTTGCAGACAAAATCAAGCCTCAGGAAGCTATTGAATAG
- the KRI1 gene encoding Kri1p (similar to Saccharomyces cerevisiae KRI1 (YNL308C); ancestral locus Anc_3.39), whose product MPRKKSAAKRAREQANKEASVTAPDSAIKKTTENISTAVEPAIEPREPYASSEEEEEEEEEEEEEEDDYGELITDEVENGINQVLDAIKNNKTDKLLDPKVKFFEDPESAVAKLVNREGKHKPIYLKDYHRMNILSGDALRGDDEENEHATVDGKQSFVSQQREEKSQLLDEIKNAFSDDNNEEDNEDEDDGFLKRKEPSTKKEEKGLPDPSGNEENFLEEFVNQQAWIPKKGDKVISLDLNNNGEDDEEFEDAAEKFENAYNFRYEDPNAAEIVSYARSQATLRRSDNSSRRRKREEEKKVKEQVKTEKDKAVQKKKTKKLNKLTDILEQLTKEYGAEINADMVKKITDTLMKNDFKEEEWDNVVAELFNEEFYKQEGKPTWNEDDEIMGDFYADGDDQGEEGIVEEDENEEGPKRKKSKKVEKIQKKREKRKVNELVENALEQNKLALIEEVEKEEEERKSRSRTKEEQDLKFRYREVSPESFGLTAREIFAADDTDLNEFIGLKKFAPYRAKELRAKDKRKVMKARRLRDWRKKTFKNESGLPPVDPETSGKEDDTILIPVEKDTKSKHKKKHSHKHKGHQKK is encoded by the coding sequence atgccaagaaaaaagtctGCCGCAAAAAGAGCTAGAGAACAAGCAAATAAAGAGGCTAGTGTGACTGCCCCGGATTCTGCcatcaaaaaaacaacTGAAAACATTTCTACTGCGGTTGAACCGGCAATCGAACCAAGAGAACCATACGCTTCTAGtgaggaggaagaagaagaagaggaggaggaggaggaggaggaagatGATTACGGTGAGCTAATAACTGATGAAGTAGAAAACGGTATCAATCAAGTGCTAGATgctataaaaaataataaaactGATAAACTATTGGATCCTAAAgtaaaattctttgaagatCCCGAATCTGCTGTTGCCAAGCTGGTAAATCGCGAGGGCAAGCATAAACCTATTTACTTGAAGGACTATCACCGTATGAACATCCTTTCTGGTGATGCATTAAGAGGAGATGACGAAGAGAACGAACATGCAACTGTCGATGGGAAGCAATCTTTTGTTTCCCAGCAACGCGAAGAAAAATCTCAGCTCTTGGATGAAATCAAGAATGCCTTTAGTGATGACAATAATGAAGAGGacaatgaagatgaagatgatgggttcttgaaaagaaaggaacCTTCTACaaagaaagaggaaaaggGATTACCTGATCCTTCCGGgaatgaagaaaacttcTTAGAAGAATTTGTCAATCAACAGGCTTGGATTCCTAAAAAGGGCGATAAGGTGATTTCCTTAGACTTGAACAATAATGGAGAggacgatgaagaatttgaagatgCTGcggaaaaatttgaaaatgccTATAATTTTAGATATGAAGATCCAAACGCAGCAGAAATTGTATCATATGCACGTAGTCAAGCCACACTAAGAAGGTCTGACAACTCTTCTcgtagaagaaaaagggaggaagaaaagaaggtcAAGGAACAGGTtaaaacagaaaaggaTAAAGCCgtccaaaaaaagaagactaagaaattgaacaaaCTGACAGACATCCTAGAACAATTAACCAAAGAATATGGAGCTGAAATTAATGCTGATatggtgaaaaaaattaccGATACTCTAATGAAAAACGATttcaaagaggaagaatGGGATAATGTAGTAGCGGAATTGTTTAACGAGGAGTTTTATAAACAGGAGGGAAAGCCCACCTGgaatgaagatgacgaaaTAATGGGTGATTTTTATGCTGATGGTGACGATCAAGGGGAAGAAGGTATAGTggaggaagatgaaaatgaagaaggtcccaagagaaagaaaagcaaaaaagtggaaaaaatacaaaagaaaagagaaaagagaaaggtTAATGAATTGGTAGAAAATGCTTTAGAACAAAACAAGCTAGCATTAATAGAAGAGgttgaaaaggaagaagaagaaagaaagagtaGGAGTCGCACGAAAGAGGAGCAAGATCTAAAGTTTCGCTATCGTGAAGTTTCTCCTGAAAGCTTTGGTTTAACTGCAAGAGAGATTTTCGCCGCCGATGATACTGATTTAAATGAGTTTATTGGTTTGAAGAAGTTTGCACCTTATCGTGCTAAAGAACTAAGAGCGAAGGATAAGAGGAAGGTGATGAAAGCAAGAAGATTAAGAGAttggagaaagaaaactttcaaaaacgAAAGTGGGTTACCTCCAGTAGACCCAGAAACAAGTGGGAAAGAAGATGACACAATACTGATACCTGTAGAAAAAGATACTAAAAGCAAACACAAGAAAAAGCACAGCCATAAACATAAAGGCCAccagaaaaaatga
- the RFA2 gene encoding Rfa2p (similar to Saccharomyces cerevisiae RFA2 (YNL312W); ancestral locus Anc_3.33) — MATYQPYNEYSSVTGGGFENSESRPGSGESETNTRVNTLTPVTIKQILESKQDIQDGPFVSHNQELHHVCFVGVVRNITDHTANIFLTIEDGTGQIEVRKWSEDANDLAAGNDDSSGKGYGSQVAQQFEIGGYVKVFGALKEFGGKKNIQYAVIKPIDSFNEVLTHHLEVIKCHSIASGMMKQPSETASNNDGQSLFVKDDNDTSSGSSPLQRILEFCKKQCVGKDANSFAVPIPLISQSLNLDETTVRNCCTTLTDQGFIYPTFDDNNFFAL; from the exons ATGGCAA CTTATCAACCCTATAACGAATATTCATCAGTAACGGGAGGTGGTTTCGAGAACTCTGAATCCCGCCCCGGTAGTGGAGAATCTGAAACTAACACCAGAGTTAACACACTGACGCCTGTGACGATTAAGCAAATTTTAGAGTCCAAACAAGACATTCAGGATGGCCCCTTCGTTTCGCATAACCAAGAACTTCATCACGTGTGCTTTGTAGGTGTGGTGAGAAACATTACAGATCATACCGCTAACATCTTTTTAACTATTGAAGACGGAACTGGCCAAATAGAAGTGAGAAAGTGGAGCGAAGATGCTAATGATTTGGCTGCAGGTAATGACGATTCTTCCGGTAAAGGCTATGGTTCACAAGTTGCTCAGCAATTTGAAATTGGTGGTTACGTAAAGGTTTTTGGAGCTTTGAAGGAGTTTGGtgggaagaaaaatatacagTACGCTGTGATTAAACCGATAGATTCATTCAATGAAGTATTAACGCACCACTTGGAAGTCATTAAATGTCATTCTATAGCCAGTGGAATGATGAAACAACCTTCTGAGACTGCATCCAATAACGATGGACAGTCATTATTTGTTAAGGACGATAATGACACATCTTCCGGGTCCAGCCCGTTACAGAGAATCCTGGAATTTTGTAAGAAGCAATGTGTTGGTAAAGATGCGAATTCGTTTGCTGTACCAATTCCATTGATTTCGCAATCCTTGAATTTGGATGAAACTACTGTCAGAAATTGCTGTACGACTTTGACTGATCAAGGTTTCATCTACCCAActtttgatgataataactTCTTTGCCTTATAA